In Penaeus monodon isolate SGIC_2016 chromosome 15, NSTDA_Pmon_1, whole genome shotgun sequence, a genomic segment contains:
- the LOC119582172 gene encoding uncharacterized protein LOC119582172, which yields MKQNLGLTFSLSALVMATTMALSLAHPGYNFPPEVLNDPPMPYRDDPERPAYQPASGFKRGFWEKRAGTQASNGGFDTELEVADYPVREDWLRRGRVPSGPAADKRGFGSMMPQYLVNLYRPDVLNNLPKSLFSRTRPSTDRGRRSYD from the exons ATGAAG CAAAACCTAGGACTAACCTTCAGCCTTTCGGCTCTGGTCATGGCGACGACGATGGCACTGTCGCTGGCACACCCGGGCTACAACTTCCCCCCTGAGGTGCTCAACGACCCGCCCATGCCCTACCGCGACGACCCAGAACGACCCGCGTACCAGCCCGCGAGCGGCTTCAAGAGGGGCTTCTGGGAGAAACGGGCGGGGACGCAGGCCTCGAACGGCGGCTTCGACACAGAGCTCGAGGTGGCCGACTACCCCGTGCGG GAGGACTGGCTGAGGCGCGGCCGAGTCCCCTCCGGACCCGCAGCGGACAAGCGCGGCTTCGGCTCCATGATGCCGCAGTACCTGGTCAACTTGTACCGGCCGGACGTGCTCAACAACCTGCCCAAGTCCCTTTTCTCCCGTACTCGGCCCAGCACGGACCGCGGAAGGAGGTCCTACGACTAG